In a genomic window of Sphingomonas koreensis:
- a CDS encoding PTS sugar transporter subunit IIA, which yields MNDLGDLLKPEAVGSGTPAGSKKKLFALLGEAAAKAYGLDAAEVTERLAAREKLGSTGFGGGIAIPHGKIAGLAGVRGLFIRLDKPLDFASVDDLPVDLVFALLSPPDAGGEHLKALARVSRRLRDRVFTAKLRGAGSADALYALLAGTESRDAAA from the coding sequence ATGAACGATCTGGGCGATCTGTTGAAACCCGAAGCCGTGGGCTCGGGAACCCCGGCGGGCAGCAAGAAGAAACTCTTCGCGCTGCTCGGCGAGGCCGCGGCCAAGGCCTATGGCCTCGATGCCGCCGAGGTGACCGAGCGGCTGGCCGCGCGCGAGAAGCTCGGCTCGACCGGTTTTGGCGGCGGGATCGCCATTCCCCATGGCAAGATCGCCGGGCTTGCGGGCGTGCGCGGGTTGTTCATCCGGCTCGACAAGCCGCTCGACTTCGCCTCGGTCGATGATCTGCCGGTCGATCTGGTCTTCGCCCTGCTTTCTCCCCCCGATGCGGGGGGCGAGCATCTGAAGGCACTGGCGCGGGTCTCGCGACGGCTGCGCGATCGCGTCTTCACCGCCAAGCTGCGCGGGGCCGGATCGGCAGACGCGCTCTACGCGCTGCTCGCGGGGACGGAGTCGCGTGACGCAGCCGCCTGA